In Nymphaea colorata isolate Beijing-Zhang1983 chromosome 5, ASM883128v2, whole genome shotgun sequence, one genomic interval encodes:
- the LOC116254469 gene encoding uncharacterized protein LOC116254469: MYRGSQAFKCGFDKAKCETSKPVSYDRRPVHCSEGSGISTWNGAASLGRRTHLSSAATSVSGSETGNCDVEFEEIEQDRDGSTVDTFSSSASYDLGYKRYSEISESGKYSDDVYEREDSLSETSSSVLDEHGKSKEELHWNGSGSSPGGNFSDNLSSSQLKGHKKGQSYQERWGTLGLSGAATGHDASGGQVDGRKSEGSKVPTVKSWPHPGGSSSLSRGKECANQVTERRQGKSRRTMFRPKHLPSPQESDVTDRSREMVDDNSRPTSPEIQSLESASSSENILEETEMASSQLKSEGSKSPSRIYMQLNHSQVTDQDAPTKPIHKLPLFQGNSRGYYNQMALKNDKPSRFQLMEPSVSRAGCTADEIPSKPEEDTLEILRKVEELRSCLIKSHLSTGRPNSKVHMVSCGTQPCEADFSITRGQVRSPIRSYNSDPRMQSLHHCPADSNLEDNLRTGRNHPGLHAQTRRPGTNNLHPNHASQKPGTRGSKGGSYMVNKMDLEPEIVQSQNPDYSTPCLFCSSLHCDPKDCQRQPQFPSYICYNQGSCYQSPNSWVTVDSKLENICHEKRRYQENEVVIRTKAAACRPIFCGAPFFICHDCLKLLKLPSVFFLSKKRVNKVKCGNCSAVLRLSVSENGHISPVTKHKSLTEEVDHRRGNTDAEKFVACKGQGSSEKVVESMPTSEDDFQSELVTFSEEHRTSFSGSDHSSKCKPTSLTDPFPPLQQNASEKRGSLMNSPEWTEKGSAPTSKELIDKYEHIRNDSGTNIRYEDDNECGVSSSRSRAVSPLNARFGSPYHRLRRDHSESSESENADILIAAHSPEHGFKPINKGRVSTLNEDPEPGQSSDFQWKSDEGQQSKKSSKNSTMSGLLKNIRDLNINFEGAKTKVFVNGNHIPDRLVKSAEEQAGPIQPGNYWYDYHAGFWGVMGGPCLGVILPYIQEFDVPMPKACSGGNTGVVVNGRELHHQDLDMLSRKGLPREENREYFINISGQVTNKVTGERFSLGNLAPTVERRRRGFGMLVPLDIQE; encoded by the exons ATGTACCGAGGCTCTCAAGCATTTAAGTGTGGCTTCGACAAAG CAAAATGTGAAACTTCAAAGCCTGTAAGCTATGACAGGAGACCTGTTCATTGCTCTGAAGGAAGTGGCATTTCTACATGGAATGGAGCAGCATCCTTAGGTAGAAGGACACATCTCAGTTCAGCAGCTACATCTGTATCAGGTTCTGAGACTGGTAACTGCGACGTTGAGTTTGAGGAAATTGAGCAGGACAGAGATGGATCAACAGTTGATACATTTTCATCCTCTGCTAGTTATGACCTCGGATACAAAAGATATTCTGAGATTTCAGAAAGTGGAAAATACTCGGATGATGTGTATGAAAGGGAAGACTCTCTTTCCGAAACCTCATCATCTGTATTGGATGAGCATGGGAAAAGCAAAGAAGAGCTTCACTGGAATGGTTCAGGTAGCTCTCCGGGTGGGAATTTTAGTGATAACCTGTCAAGCAGTCAACTGAAAGGACACAAGAAAGGACAGTCGTATCAAGAAAGATGGGGTACCTTGGGCCTTAGTGGTGCTGCTACAGGGCATGATGCTTCAGGTGGACAAGTTGATGGTAGAAAAAGCGAAGGTTCAAAAGTTCCAACTGTCAAAAGTTGGCCCCACCCTGGTGGCAGCAGTTCCCTTTCCAGAGGCAAAGAATGTGCCAACCAGGTCACTGAACGAAGACAAGGAAAATCCAGGCGAACTATGTTTAGGCCAAAGCATTTACCTTCACCTCAAGAATCTGATGTTACAGACAGATCAAGAGAAATGGTGGATGACAATTCAAGGCCAACTTCTCCTGAAATACAATCATTAGAATCAGCATCTAGTTCAGAAAACATCCTGGAAGAAACTGAAATGGCGAGTTCTCAGTTGAAATCTGAAGGAAGTAAAAGTCCCTCACGGATCTATATGCAATTAAACCATAGTCAGGTTACAGACCAGGACGCACCAACAAAGCCGATACACAAATTGCCATTGTTCCAAGGAAATTCTAGGGGATATTACAATCAAATGGCATTGAAAAACGACAAGCCTTCCAGATTTCAGTTAATGGAACCCTCTGTCTCACGTGCTGGATGCACTGCAGACGAGATTCCATCTAAGCCTGAGGAAGACACACTGGAGATACTAAGAAAAGTGGAAGAATTACGGAGTTGTCTCATAAAATCTCATTTATCAACAGGTAGACCAAATTCAAAGGTTCATATGGTTAGCTGTGGTACACAACCTTGTGAGGCTGATTTCAGCATCACGCGGGGACAAGTTAGAAGTCCCATTAGGTCTTATAATAGTGACCCCAGAATGCAGTCTTTGCATCATTGTCCTGCAGACTCTAATCTAGAGGACAATCTGCGGACAGGCAGAAACCATCCTGGTCTCCATGCTCAGACAAGGAGGCCTGGAACAAACAATTTACATCCAAACCATGCCTCCCAGAAACCCGGAACTCGTGGATCCAAAGGTGGTTCTTACATGGTCAACAAAATGGATTTGGAACCAGAAATTGTACAGAGTCAAAATCCTGATTACTCAACTCCATGCTTATTCTGCTCCTCTTTGCATTGCGATCCTAAAGACTGTCAAAGACAACCACAGTTTCCTTCTTACATTTGTTATAACCAGGGATCATGCTATCAAAGCCCAAATAGCTGGGTGACTGTTGATTCAAAATTGGAAAATATTTGCCATGAAAAGAGGCGCTACCAAGAGAATGAGGTTGTTATACGAACAAAGGCAGCTGCTTGTCGCCCAATATTTTGTGGCGCACCTTTCTTTATATGCCATGATTGTTTGAAGTTGCTTAAGCTTCCTTCTGTCTTCTTCCTGTCAAAGAAAAGGGTCAACAAGGTCAAATGCGGGAACTGCTCTGCAGTTCTCAGGCTTTCTGTTTCTGAAAATGGACACATTTCCCCTGTTACAAAACACAAGTCCTTGACAGAAGAAGTAGACCATAGACGTGGAAATACTGATGCAGAAAAATTTGTAGCTTGCAAAGGACAAGGTTCTTCTGAGAAAGTTGTGGAGAGCATGCCCACTTCTGAAGATGATTTTCAATCCGAGCTAGTCACATTCTCTGAAGAACATAGAACATCTTTCTCAGGAAGTGATCATTCTTCAAAATGCAAACCAACTTCCCTGACAGACCCATTTCCTCCTCTCCAACAAAATGCATCTGAAAAAAGGGGTTCTCTAATGAACTCTCCGGAGTGGACAGAAAAGGGAAGTGCTCCAACTTCAAAGGAGTTGATAGACAAATATGAGCATATTAGAAATGATAGTGGGACTAATATCCGGTATGAAGATGATAATGAATGTGGGGTGTCATCCTCTAGAAGTAGGGCAGTCTCACCGCTCAATGCACGTTTTGGTTCTCCATACCATCGGTTGAGAAGAGACCACAGTGAAAGTAGTGAATCTGAAAATGCTGATATCCTAATTGCTGCACATTCCCCTGAACATGGTTTCAAACCTATAAATAAAGGGAGAGTCTCTACTTTGAATGAGGACCCAGAACCGGGACAATCTTCAGATTTCCAGTGGAAAAGTGATGAAGGTCAGCAGtcaaaaaaatcaagcaaaaatTCAACAATGTCTGGACTTCTTAAGAACATAAGAGATTTAAACATTAACTTTGAGGGTGCAAAGACAAAGGTGTTTGTGAATGGAAACCACATACCAGATAGGTTGGTGAAGAGTGCTGAGGAACAGGCTGGACCCATCCAGCCTGGGAACTATTG GTATGACTACCATGCTGGCTTTTGGGGTGTTATGGGCGGGCCTTGTCTTGGCGTAATACTT CCATACATTCAAGAATTCGATGTTCCCATGCCAAAAGCTTGTTCTGGGGGCAATACAGGTGTTGTAGTAAATGGTCGAGAGCTTCATCATCAGGACTTGGACATGCTTTCTAGGAAAGGCCTTCCAAGAGAGGAAAACCGCGAATACTTTATTAACATCAGTGGTCAAGTCACTAATAAAGTAACTGGAGAACGATTCAGCCTTGGCAACTTAGCACCAAC